The Gossypium hirsutum isolate 1008001.06 chromosome D07, Gossypium_hirsutum_v2.1, whole genome shotgun sequence genome includes the window GCAGTTGGAATTATTCAATGATTATGCCCTTCATGTTGTGATATGGCAGTGTTGAAGCATCAACAATTGAACTCAAAACTTGAATGACTTGTCAACAGGATCCCAATTAATTCGTGAATTAAGCTTATAATTATagaatgatatatgtatatacatatatttacttTGTAGCACAACAATTAATACGGTCCCTCTGATAAAAGGTCAGATTAGGGAAATGTCAACCCCACTTCTAGATGCTGAAGAAataggaggaagaaaaagatAAATGATGTTGTCAACAGTTGATGCCACTGACTACCTATCAGCAGTTCtggtaaataatatataaaagttagtATAAAATAACTATAGAAGTTAGCCTCCTAAGACAACCAATAATCCAAAATATAAGTTGTCAATCTATAGTATCTATAAagtgtttttttataaataaatggaAAGATGACACCCCATTACTTTAAGATACAACTTGTACTACCGAAAATATTATGATATGCGAATGAAGCATCACTAAAATAGAGTTGATGAATAGGATATGTATAGTAGTCAAAAGTTTCTGCTAGAagtttggaaaaatatttttggtGGCAAGTTGACTATCCTATGGAGGATGGTGGATATGAACATACTCATTTGTATATATTCAAAGTCAAGAGTGTCACATTGACTGATGATATATGCAATATTGTTGGTGATGGCAAACTCAATGAGGCTGTTTGCATAGTCTGATCAGTGCAGTGATAGTGAGGCTTGTGCTATTATAAGAGGTAATTATGACCTTGGGTACGTATAGTATTGACAAGTTACATGTATTCTTTCAATTAGTAATTAACTAACTACATTTCTTGCCACAAATATGtgttttttgtttgaattttctCAATGCTGAATTAAGAAAGAAGGCTAGGTTGTGGAAACTTCTAGGAATTAACTAAacctaaatttctttttaaaataagaatactgctttctttttcaatataaatatcattttaaaaaccaTTAGGCTATTTCAACTTAAGCTAGGTTGGCATTTATTCGTTGAATATATATGACAAAAGAGGAAATATATACCTAAATCAACATCAACAACTAAGATATATTTTTTGGTACATAAGAGTTTAGGTTAGAGGAGATTATCCCAATCCAAGATCAAGACATGCTACTGGCTTCATAGAGGGCTACATCAGCAGAATATAAACCAATGCATTGCTTGCTAAAGAACGAGAGACTGCAAAGAAAGCCATCGAAGAAGCGCCTCCAGTTATTCAAGAGAAAGAAGTTCTCGTTGAAGATACAAAGAAAGTTGAATCTCTAATAGAAGTGGAAAGCCTAAAGGTATGAACCTCCAAAATCCAATATATCTTCAAATAATGCTGCAAGAGTTCCGTTTTATCCATGGTTAGGAATGTTTCTTATCATATTTGTTTCCCACAGTCCTCATTGGAAACAGAAAAACTGAGAGCTGATGAGGCAGAAGGAAAGTACAAAGAACTCCAATAATGACGTGAAGAAAAACGAAAAAAACTGGAAGAAACCGAAAAAAAAGTTCAACAACTAGCTGACTCAATGAGAGGGTAGCCTATAATTTGCTTTACTAGTTTGCTATAAAAGCTCATGTTTTTATATTAAGAATATATGATACATACACTTTGCATCTTcattaatatatgtttttatcTCAACTAGCTGACTCAACGTGAAGAGTGTCCACATTAGTTCAATCTCAAGAAAAAGAACACTATATTTCTTCCATCAATTTACACTACCCACTTTCTATAAGCACTAAAGTTCCTCAACCATGCTTGATAACTACAGCTTAGCCAACATAAATGAATCGTCTGTCTTCATGAAATGCAAACAGTAACCATACTAATTTCTTaagttttgatttctttacaataaTTAAACAGAAATGAAGAAGAAGCAGTAATTTAATGGTATTACCTTAAAAAGGCTTGGGCAATTTCACGAACGAGCCTTTCGAAAGGCAGTTTCTTGATGAGTTCAGTACTTTGCTGATACTTCTGGATTTCACTGCATCCAATAGAAACATCATAAGTTCAATTCGTGTAAACAAGAATAAGAAAACGTGTCTAAAAGGGGAAAATAAAAGTTGAGCAGAAAAAGTCTCAACCGAAAAggggaaaagaaaagttgaaagaGGTGAAAGATCGAGTGAGCCAATTGATTGATCTTTCACCGGGGAGAAAGCAACAGAAAGAGCAAACGGAGAGATCTGAAAAGTAAAAAGGGTTCCCATTTTCCAGTGAAACCGAGGACCGAAAGGTCGGTGAGAGATAGCAAAAAGAGTTCCCATTTTCCAGTGAAACCAGTGTCTTGTGGATGctatcaagaaaaaaaaagaaaaagaaaacgtaCCAGGAGATGAAGATGAAGGGCGAATGGATGCTTGATTTGGGGAGGAAGAAATCTGCTGGAGTTAATTTTGGGAAGAAGGGAGGCAGGCTATTTTCGTCTAAAACCTAAACGGTCTTGCTTGAATGGGTATTCAGACCCCCAACCGTGTAATGGCTATTCCGTGGGATGAGGGAATGGGAACGTAATACCTATTTCGTGGAATCACCTAAACGGTGAACCAAACGCCTGCATCACTGTAGCGCGCGGAATTGCTGCGGAATGGAATTGCAATTCCATCCAACCAAACGCAGTGGAAGTGTTTTCTAAAGATGAATAGATACTTCATTGAGCATATTAACAAAATCATGGGTGGATATGGGGACCTTTAGGCCTTTTAGGCTGTAGGATTAGTTTTGGGCCAACTCAGGGTAGACCCAAAGCCACCCTCACCAAGTCGCCAATTGCACAATTTATTATGTGGAATAAAATGGAattctttcttcatcttcttcatcaacAACCAACCTCCGACTTGCTTCTTCGCAACGATTCACGGTCTTCTCTCTCTGCTCCACCAATTCAGCTGGGTTTTTTTCGAGTTTGGAGATAGCTCCTGAAACATGGAACCAAAGATGGAAGATACTTGCCCAATAATCCAACGACCTTCCCTCAAAACTCATCCCCGTTTCAACAATTACTCCTTATGGAAACACAAGGTTCGTCTCCCTCTCTAAGTATTAATTATGGGATTTTCAtttttgggttttagggtttatcattttatctttcttttatctgttgaaaatttgaaattggatgaatattatttaaattgtgGATGATGAAGTGTAGTTGAGAGAAAATTGTTACAAAAGGGTACGAGAAGACCGCACTCGTTTGCTTTGGAAAATGAGGTTGCCTGCTGCCCAATCTTTCAAtcacaaggttttttttttttttcattcgaaAATATTTTATCTGGTTTCTATATATTTATTGCCTTTTGCTGCATATTATTAGGTTACCCTGAACTTGGAATATAAAATTTAGGTTTTATTCCAAAATTGTACCCTTGCTACTTATTTAGCCTCTCTTGATAAAATATATGTTGGTTCAgtctttattttttcttcaaataCCTGTGTTCCATCATCCATGCCTGTGTCAGACAGAAAAATCCTTCCAAAACTCTCCAATTACATGAAAAACttcaggaaaaaaaattaaacatgttcatGACAGATGCATACTTGTATTTAACACGCATATccaagtccaagtaacataggATTATATAGCCTGGTGAAATTTGCTTGTAATATTTGCtggtatttttttttgaattcagGTGCTTTTTCTTGATTTCTTATAATTCTGTTTCTCTTGAAATAAATTCATGCAGGTGAGTTTATTGGtacatcactttttttttcttttttttttgtgttttctgGTTTCAGGAGTTTATAAAAACTGCCTTTCAGGACATAGTTTCTGATgaacttaaaagaattaaagaCTCACCAATAAGTGACTGTTTGGAAAGCTCAAACTCTGTTTCCTCAGCCCCTGATGAATTATGGGAATACAGTGGCCTTCAAGATGCGTATCAAGGTGAATGCGAAGAGATATTGCTAGAAATGCAAAGAATATTTTATGAGGATCTCAGGAGAGAGCCAGCAGAGAAAGGTAATTAATAGTCCCACTTTAAAACCACTGTTGTTAAGGCTTCTGTCCTAGTGTTGCACCTGTATTCGTATCTTTCTATAAGTGGGTGAATGATCATGCAAATGCATGACTTTGGAGGTTATATTTGATCAAGTCATCCTTTTTTAGTTCAAATGTTTACTCTAGTTCCTTGCAGAACCAAAAGAAGGAATAGAAAGTTGGGAAGATGAACAAGATGAATACTTGGCCCGTGCAGTTTACGAGCATATGCAATTGAACGATGAGCAGGTACAGTGACAGTAAACTATtcatgtttctttttctatgcAAGTGTTAGTATTGTTAACCCGTAGCGAACATTTAATACATAATGTTTTGTAGGTGCAATAAGATGTTTTTGTAGGCAACGTTTTCTGATTGCTTCCAGGAAATTTCTTTATCAGTGTTGTTGTATTATTCTttttatgttcttaattcttatatgTGGTTCTGTATTATAGTTGAATTTTCACCATCATCTGTTAAGTTTTTCAAAATGAATGAAATCAACAAGATTTTCTGATGTTTATGTTAGGTGCAGAAACAGATATGGTGCCCCATCTGTAAGAGAGGAGAGTTGCAACAGAATCATCAACTTATTTATTGTACCCTTTGCAAACTTCAGCTTAACAGAGATGATGAGGTTATCctattaactttttcttttttttttctcatacaGTTTCTTTTGCAGTGCAACCAGTTCATTGTTATATCATTTGCACAATGTATCACATTCTAAAAGATCCCTTCATTtcagaaaaaaaccaaaaaacaaaaagaaacttAACCTATGTTGCTGTGACTCTTCATTTTACATTAAGTATGCGCTCGAATATATTTAGATACGAGTACAGAGATATGATCCTCTGAGGATGCAGATATCTAACTGTCCAATACCAATGTCTGACAAGTGCCATCTGAAGTTAAGTTTCAATGAGTTGTCCACATTCTGGTCTTATTTTCAGGTTAATTTGGAAGTTCTACGGGATCGATTAGCTGAAGCACATGTGGATCATTTGGAACGAGGGTGCAGATTGAAACCCAAGTTTTGCCTTGAGACTAAATTTGGTTTAACTGCATTGTACATCCTTTGCCAGGACTGCAGTACCTTCGAGATTGTTATTTAACTTCCTGTTCTAACTGCTTCATAGTTCATAAGAGCATCAGGGGCCTCTGTTTCCCAAAGTTTTAGTTTCGATTTTAGTTTATTCCCTTTTGTCATGCTTCCATTTTATCTGACTATTCTTTCTTCCATTTTAGTTTCAGTATTATTACAGTGAAACGTAAATTTGTCCTTTTGCTCTCCTTTTCCATCTTTTGTTTTAGAAGAATATTGTTCAAACAATCTTTTATGAAACATTATAATAACCTTGATAATAAATATAAGCATAAAAAAAATCGGCTTACAAATATAAAATGATACATTAGAGTACACAGAAACAATAACTGCTATTAGCCACAAAAAGGGAGTTAGGGTATGCTAAATTGAAaccttataataaaaatttagctgACGAATATGCATATCTGCTAGACTGCAAATAAAATTCTTGTCTCCTTCCACCATTCTTGTACTAAAAAGAGATCGTATTCTATGCCAAAAACAAATCAATTTCCATACACATTGCATACCATCAATAGAACAATAATCGGTATTCACTCAACATAATCTAATCAATGCTCTATTATCCACCCAAAAGAAAGTGGGGAAAAAAATACATTGTAAAAGAATTAACTACAAAAAATGATCTCCGAGTAGACCGGGTGGATGATAATCTACATCAACTCGAAATAAATCAATTGCCCGTGGTGCATCAGTTGGATGAAGATTAATGTACAGCAATCTGAACAAAAGAAGAGTATCTTCACCCTTCACTTTCCTCACAAAACTTTGAAGCTGGTATCATATGCTCCGTTCTACCAGCTGGTATAATGAATCAACAACAGCAACAGATACTGATACAGTTGCTGGAACAGTTATGCATTCAACTCCCAAGGCATAGCTTGCCAAATGATGAACTTCTACacaaattcaaattcagaaaagtTCCTCTGAATTGAACTTGTTCCATGCTTCCTATTTAACATTGAAATAAAGAAAACGGTGTGAGGTAGAAAACAAGATGGAAAGATATGCAGCACTATCACCCATCTAAGAAGAATGATATGAATAAAAATCGCAATCAATAAACTGAAATAGGGCACCAAGAGTCAAGTACCTTGAGTAAGTCGAACACCTTTTCTGAAATATATTTCTGCTGAAGATTGGCACCTTTCTGCTGGACCTTATCAGGATGGATGCAA containing:
- the LOC107955002 gene encoding uncharacterized protein isoform X1 — its product is MEPKMEDTCPIIQRPSLKTHPRFNNYSLWKHKLRENCYKRVREDRTRLLWKMRLPAAQSFNHKEFIKTAFQDIVSDELKRIKDSPISDCLESSNSVSSAPDELWEYSGLQDAYQGECEEILLEMQRIFYEDLRREPAEKEPKEGIESWEDEQDEYLARAVYEHMQLNDEQVQKQIWCPICKRGELQQNHQLIYCTLCKLQLNRDDEVNLEVLRDRLAEAHVDHLERGCRLKPKFCLETKFGLTALYILCQDCSTFEIVI
- the LOC107955002 gene encoding uncharacterized protein isoform X3; the encoded protein is MRLPAAQSFNHKEFIKTAFQDIVSDELKRIKDSPISDCLESSNSVSSAPDELWEYSGLQDAYQGECEEILLEMQRIFYEDLRREPAEKEPKEGIESWEDEQDEYLARAVYEHMQLNDEQVQKQIWCPICKRGELQQNHQLIYCTLCKLQLNRDDEVNLEVLRDRLAEAHVDHLERGCRLKPKFCLETKFGLTALYILCQDCSTFEIVI
- the LOC107955002 gene encoding uncharacterized protein isoform X2, with the protein product MEPKMEDTCPIIQRPSLKTHPRFNNYSLWKHKLRENCYKRVREDRTRLLWKMRLPAAQSFNHKEFIKTAFQDIVSDELKRIKDSPISDCLESSNSVSSAPDELWEYSGLQDAYQGECEEILLEMQRIFYEDLRREPAEKEPKEGIESWEDEQDEYLARAVYEHMQLNDEQKQIWCPICKRGELQQNHQLIYCTLCKLQLNRDDEVNLEVLRDRLAEAHVDHLERGCRLKPKFCLETKFGLTALYILCQDCSTFEIVI